AGCACAGCCGCCCGTGGGTCCTGGAGTGGCTGCACCACCAGCGCCGCGACGACTACTGGCGGCACGCCTCGGTCTGCGAGGACTACCGGGCCGTGCGGTGCCCGGTGCTGGCCTCCAGCGGCTGGGCCGACGGCTACTCCAACGCGGTGACGCGGCTGCTGGAGTACCTGGACGTGCCGCGCAAGGGGCTGATCGGCCCGTGGTCGCACAAGCTGCCGCACCTCGGGGAGCCCGGTCCGGCGATCGGCTACCTGCAGGAGGTCGTGCGCTGGTGGGACCACTGGCTCAAGGACGCGGACAACGGCGCGACGGACGGGCCCATGCTGCAGGCGTGGATGCAGGAGAGCGTGCCGCCCTCCACCGCCTACGCCGAACGGCCCGGCCGCTGGGTGGGCGAGCCGTCCTGGCCGTCCCCGCACGTCGAGCAGGTGACCCACCCCCTGAGCAGGCACCGGATCGGAGCGCCGGGCGACGCGATGGAGGAGGCGGAGCTGACGGTGCGGTCGCCCCTGTCCGTGGGCCAGTTCGCCGGCAAGTGGGCCTCCTACAACGCGCCGCCCGACCTGCCCTACGACCAGCGCGAGGAGGACGGCGGTTCGCTGGTCTTCGACACCGACGTGCTCACCGAGCGCACCGAGATCCTCGGCTCGCCGACCGTGTACCTCGAAATCGCGGCGAGCGAACCCGTCGCGATGGTGGCCGCGCGGCTGTCGGACGTGGCCCCGGACGGCAGCGCCACCCGGGTCACCTACGGCCTGCTGAACTTCACCCGCCGGGACAGCTTCGACGAGCCGGAACCGCTCGTCCCCGGCAAGCGCTACCGGGCGGCCGTGCAGCTCAACGGCGTGGCGCAGGTGTTCCCGCCGGGGCACCGGATCCGGCTGTCGCTGTCGACGTCGTATTGGCCGCTGGCCTGGCCGCCGCCCAGGCCCGTGCTGCTGAGCGTGTACGCGGGCACCAGCAGCCTGACGCTGCCGGTGCGCCCGACCGGCGAATCCGACGAGACCGGGTCGCGGCCGTTCGGCGAGCCCGAGGGGACGCCGCCGGCCTCGACCATGCAGGTGAGCCCCGGCGAGCACCACTGGAGGGTGTTCCGCGACCTCGTTGACTACAGCTCGTCGCTGGAGATCGTGAAGGACAACGGGACGGTGCGCTACGACGGCATCGACCTCGACGTGAGCCGCCGCGCCTACGAGCGCTACGACTCGGTGGCCGGCGACTTCGAATCGGTGCGCGGGGAGTCGACGTGGACGATGGGCTTCGCCCGCGGCGACTGGAGCACCCGGACCGTGACCCGCACCGTACTGCGCTCCACCGAGACCGAGTTCGTGCTGCACGCGACGCTGGACGGCTACGAGGGAGCCGAGCGGGTGTTCTCCCGCGAATGGAGCGAGAGCGTCCCCCGCGACAACGTCTGACCCGCCCGGACCCCTGCCCCGGAGCCGGTTTCTCCGATCGGCGCCGGGACTCCGTTTCCGCACGTGGGCCCCGTTCCGGAATTCATCCCTTCCTTTCGCGCTCACCTTCGTTGATCATTTCGGTGATCTTGTCGCGGAGCTCCAGGGAGGTCTCGCGCACGCGCCCGAACCAGCACTCATGGCGATCCGTGGCGGCGATCAGGTCGTCGAGCAATTCCTGTAGCGCATCCCGCTCTTCGGGGGTCAAAGGGCTCATGACGCGCTCTGCCGCAGCACCCGGAGGGCGGCGCGCCGCCGACGCGCGAAGGAGGCGGATCGGATGATGTCCTCGGCCCGCCGCCGTTCCTCGTGGGCGACCAGGTAGGGCCGGATCATCGACGCCTGCCGGGCATGGCGGGGTTGGTAGCGTGGTTTCGTCACCGGAACTCCTTGGAACGGTGGCCGTGTCCCGGGGCTGTGTCCGCAGTCGCCGGGACTTCGTATGGGGCAACCATCCCGCTACACATTCCGACCTGCCAGGGAAGCCACATTTCCCGGTCTTCTTCGGGAATCGGTGGAATCCTGTAGCCCGTCCGTGGAACTGTGTAGACGTGGGAGACAAGGTCAGTCCGATATGGGCGCGCTACGGTGCGGAGCTTCGGCGATTGCGCCTGGCATCAGGCAGAACGCAAACCGATCTCGGTAGGTCCGTCCTGTTGTCGAAGGCGATGATCTCGGGAATGGAGCGAGGAACACGTGCCCCACGGAGAGACCATTCGGAATCCCTTGATACCGCGCTGTCTACAGGGGGATTTCTCACCCGGCTGTGGGAAGAGCTGACGAACCAAAGAGACGTTCCCGCATGGTTCCGGGACGCCCTGCTTCTGGAACGCCGGGCAACCGAGCTACGGGAATATCAGCCGGTGCTCATTCCAGGGCTGCTTCAGAGCTCGGATTATGCGCGGACACTGATCCGAGCACGGCGTGTTCGGGCGAGCGCGGATCAGGTGGACCAGGTGACTAAGGCGCGAACGGAACGGTTTCCCGCCCTACTTCCGAACCGACCTCTGTTGTGGTTCATCGTTGATCAGGCGGTCCTCACCCGGGTGATCGGCTCTGAGAAGATCATGAGTGACCAACTCGGACATGTGGCCGAGCTGGTAGAAGGTGAGATGGTCAGGTTCCAGGTGATTCCTCCGACGCGCAGACACCCGGGGCTGTGTCCACCGTTCCGACTGATCGCGCTCAACGACTCCCAGACGGTCGCGTACGCAGAGCATGCACTCGGAGGGGAGACGATCGACGCAGCGGAGCGGGTGAACGAAGCGTCAACCCTGTTCGGGACACTGTTGGGCGAGGCGCTTCCCCCGGATGCCTCGCTGGACCTGATCCGCACGATCCAAAAGGAGATGACCAGGTGAACTGGCACACGAGTTCATACACCAGTGGCGACGGTGGGAACTGCGTCGAGGTCGCGGAGACCCCTGAGGTCGTGTACGTCCGCGATACGAAGAACAGAGGTCACGGGTCCCTCACATTCCCCGCGTCCGAGTGGACGGCGTTCCTGGCGGACGCGGACCGTCTCTGAAGCGGGGACGCCCCGGCCCCGGTGTCCGGCCAAGGGGCCGGGGGCGATCCCGTCGACGGCCGACCGCGACGCGCGGATAACCGCTGGCCGATCGTGGGGCGGGCCTGGGACGATCGCGGCATGGCGCCTACGTTCGAAGACCTGATCGCCGAGGCCGAGTCCGTCTCCGTGGAGGGCTGGGACTTCTCCTGGCTGGACGGGCGGGCGACCGAGGAGCGCCCCTCCTGGGGATACGCGCGGTCGATGGGCGAGCGGATGGCGCGGGCCGATGCCGCCCTCGACGTCCAGACCGGCGGCGGGGAGGTCCTCGCCGCCGTCCCGAAGCTGCCCCCGCTGACCGTGGCCACCGAGGCGTGGCCGCCCAACCTCGCACGGGCGACCGCGCTGCTGCGCCCGCGCGGGGTGGCGGTCGTCGCCGACGAGGACGAGCCGCCGCTGCCGTTCGCCGACGACGCCTTCGCCCTCGTGGTCAGCCGCCACCCGGTGACCACGTGGTGGGAGGAGATCGCCCGGGTGCTGCAGCCGGGCGGGACGTACTTCTCCCAGCAGGTCGGACCCGCGAGCGTGTTCGAACTGGTCGAGTACTTCCTCGGGCCGCAGCCGCCCGAGGTGCGCCGCAGGCGCCACCCCGACGACGCCGGGGCGCTGACCGAGGCCGCCGGTCTGGAGGTGGTCGACCTTCGATCGGAGTCGCTGCGCACGGAGTTCTTCGACGTGGGCGCGGTGGTCTACTTCCTGCGCAAGGTCATCTGGATGGTTCCGGGGTTCACCGTCGACCGGTACCGCGCCGAGCTGCGCGCCCTGCACGAGCGCATCCGCACCGACGGCCCCTTCGTCGCGCACACGACGCGCTTCCTGATCGAGGCTCGAAAGCCCGCCTGAGGATCGCGTGCACACCACCGAGTGCGAAAGCCAGGTGGACCGGCCCGGTGGTGAACGTGCGGCTCAAGTCTGCTGTGCGGCCTTTTTGCGGTGGCTCTCTTGTCGATCTTGACCTTGGGTTTCAACCTCGGCCCCGGGACGGAGCAGGCGCGCGGGCGGGCCCTCCACCTCGACCCCCTGAGGCCGGGGACGGCGTGCACCATCGCCCAGCCACCGCGGGCTTTCCGTGCATCACCGGTGGCCTGGAGGGCAACCATCGCCCACCCCGCTGCAACCACCATCGGAAACCACCAACGTTTTCAGGCCCCATAAGGCCAAGATCGGCGAAAAGGCCGTCGGGGAAGGGGCGCGCCTCTCGCCCGGCCCGCGGCGCAGTCCGACTACGCCCCCGGACGTAGCGGCGGAACCGCTCCGTGGGTGACGACCGCGACCCCGGCCGGGGAGCAGGCTGGTCAGCATCCGACCTCCGCGATCGCGAGAAAGGCGCCGGCCCATGCCCGACGACTCCGACGAACTGCTGGTCCGCACCACGGACCTGTCCAAGCGCTACGGCGGCGCGGCCGCCGTCGACCGGCTCGACCTCACCGTGCGCCGCGGTGAGATCTTCGGCTTCCTCGGCCCCAACGGCGCGGGCAAGACCACGACCCTGCGGATGCTGCTCGGCCTGATCCGCCCGTCGTCGGGAACGGCCAGGGTCCTGGGACGCCCGCCCGGGCACCCCGCCGCGCTGCGCGCGATCGGCGCGCTGATCGAGGGCCCGGCGTTCTACCCTTACCTGTCCGGCCGCGACAACCTGCGCCTCGTCGCCCGCTACGCCGGGATCCGCGCGGGCCGGACGGACGCGGCCCTGGAGACGGTGGGTCTGGCCGGGCGCGGCGGCGACGCGTTCGCGACGTACTCGCTGGGCATGAAGCAGCGGCTCGGCGTCGCCGCGGCGCTGCTGAAGGACCCGGAGCTGGTCATCCTGGACGAGCCCACCAACGGCCTCGACCCCGGCGGCATGCGCGACATGCGCGGGCTCATCCGCGACCTCGCCGACTGGGGGCACACCGTCCTGCTGTCCAGCCACCTCATGGCCGAGGTGGAGCAGCTCTGCGACCGCGTCGCGGTGATCTCCGGCGGCCGCCTCGTCGCGGAGGGCGACGTCACCGAACTGCGCGGCGAGAGCGTGCTGCGCGTGCGCGCCGACCCTCTGGACCGGGCCCGCGAGCTGCTGGAGCGGCTGGTCGGGCCGGACCGCGTCGCGCTCGACGGCGGCGGCCTGCGGCTGCGCACCGATCCGGCCGGGGCCGGCCCGCTCAACAAGGAGCTTGTCGGCGCCGGGATCACCGTCACCGAGCTGTGCCGCGAGAAGCGCACCCTGGAGGACGCGTTCTTCGAGGTGACCGGGACCGGGGGAGGGAACCGATGATGTCCGCGTTCGCGGCGGCCGTCGCGGCCGAGATGGTGAAACTGGGCAGGCGTCCGGCCAACCTGGTGCTGCTCGGCGCGTTCCTGCTGCTGCTCACCGTGTTTCGCTACGCGATCCCCTACTCGGCCTCGCTGGAGGACGGCGGGCCGGGGCGGGCCGCGCTCGCGCCGGCACTGCCCGACCAGCTCGTGGTCAACGCGCTGTCTGCGATGCCGGTGTTCGCCGGCGCGCTGATGCTGGTCTTCGGCGCGCTGACCGTGGGGTCGGAGTACGGCTGGGACACGATGAAGACGGTGCTCACCCAGCGGCCGTCCCGCACGGCGTTCGCGCTGGCCAAGGTGGCCGCGATCGCGTTGTCCGCGCTGCTGGCGGTCGTCGCCGCGCTGGCCTGGTGCGCGCTGCTGGGCGCGGGGGTCGCGCTGCTGGACGGGGCGGCGATGGACTGGCCGCCGGCGGCCGACGCGGCGCGGGGACTCCTGGCGGGCTGGCTGATCCTGACCGTGTGGGGCCTGGCCGGCGGGGCGCTGGCGTTCCTCACCCGGGGCGTGGCGCTGCCGATCGGGCTGGGCGTCGTGTGGATCCTCGGCGTCGAGAACCTGCTCTCCGGCATCGCCGACAACCTGCTCACGGCGCTGCAGCCGGTGCGGGACGCGCTTCCGGGCGCGAACGCCGGATCGCTCGTCTCGGCGCTGGCCGAGGGCGTCGCCGCGGGCGGGCCGGTCCCGGGCGTCGTCGACGTGGTCGGCGGCGAGCGGGCCGCGGTCACGCTGTGCTGCTACGCGCTGGGGTTCTCCCTGGCCGCGGTCGCGCTGCTGCGCCGGCGCGACCTGGCCGGCTGACGGGTGCGGCGCGGTGCGGGCCACCGCGCCGCGTGCCCCCGCGGGCCACCCCGCGCCCTCTACCTGACACTCCCTGTCAGGTAGAGGGCGCTTGACTGTGCGCATGACCCAACAACAACCGATTCTGGTCCTCGGGGCGACCGGCTCCACCGGTCGACGGGTGGCCGACCTGCTGCGCGCCGCGGGACACCCGGTGCGCGCCGCCTCCCGCGGAGGTGCGGTGCGCTTCGACTGGGCCGACCCCGACACCTGGGAGCCCGCCGTGTCCGGCGCGTCGCGCATGTACCTCATGGCGCCGCACGAGCTGCCGATCGACCCGTCGTTCGTCGCCTGCGCGGTCGGGCAGGGGGTGCGGCGCATCGTGCTGCTCTCCAGCAGGGGCATCGAGACGATGGGCGACGAGCGGCTGATGGCGGCCGAGCGGACGGTGCGCGAGTCCGGAGCGGAGTGGACCGTCGTGCGGCCGGACTGGTTCAACCAGAACTTCGACGAGGGCTTCTTCCGCGAGGCGGTCACGGCGGGCGAGCTCGCGCTGCCGCTGGGGGAGGCGCGCCAGGCGTTCGTCGACGCCGACGACATCGCCGCGGTCGCCGCCGCCGCGCTCACCGGGGACGGCCACGCGGGGCGCAGCTACGAGCTGACCGGTCCGCGGGCGCTGTCGTTCGCCGAGGCCCTCGCGGTCATCGGCCGGGCGAGCGGTCGGCGGCTGCGCTTCCTGGGGACGGAGGAGGAGTACCTGGCCGTCCAGGTCGCCTCAGGGGCCTCGCGGGAGGAGGCCGCGGGCGCGGCCGCGGCGTTCGCGGCCCTGCGCGGCCTCGGCGACGCCGAGCCCACCGACGCGGTGCGGCGCGTGACGGGACGCGACCCCAGGGACTTGGAGTCCTACGCCGCCGAAGCCGCGGCCCGGGGCGCCTGGCGCGGCTGAGCCGGACGCGTCCGGGCGAGCGAGGAGAGACCGCACCCCCGTCTTCACGCCCGCCCGCCCGGCCGGGACTTCCCCGGCCGGCCGGCGGGTGGGGCACCGGCCCGTCCGGCGGCGCCGGCGTCCTCCGGTCAGCCCCGCCCCGCGGCGGCGGCCGCCGCGGCGAGGGCGGGTTCGCTCCATGTGCGCTGGTAGGCCTCGACCAGCCAGGCGTCGGCCCAGGCGTGGTCGGGGTGCTCGGGCAGCGGCGAGGTGGTGACGAGGTCGCGCAGCTCGGCCTCCAGCTCCTCGGCCGCGGCCAGCGCCTCGGCCATCGAGTGCTCGCCGCGGCGCAGCTCGCGCAGCCAGGACGCCCACGGGTCCGGCATCGGCAGCGTCACCCGCCCGGTGCGCAGCATCTCCGAACCCTGAACGCCGAGCCGCACCATGTGGTAGGCGAACTTGACGTCGAAGCCGTACTCGGCGATCAGCTCGGGACGGTTGGTGTGCCGCCCGCCGCGCCGCCCCAGCATGCTGTCGCGCTGCGCCCGCAGGTAGCCGAGGAACCGGTGCCCGGCCTGGCGGGACAGGATCCGCTCGCGTTCGGCGCGCAGCCGCCGCCCCAGGTCGGTGACGCGGACGATCTCGTCCTCGGGCACGAACAGCGGCAGCAACACCGTCGGGTTGCCCGTCAGCGCCAGCCGCAGCCACTTGCGCAGCGAGTACACGGTCAGGTCGAGGTCGCCGGGCCCGGAGCGCACCCCCTCGGGCTGCGTGCGGTGGACGTACTGCTCGAACCGGCGCAGTCCGATCACGTACTCCGGCGGCTCGACGCAGATGCCCATCTCGTCGCGGTCGTCCTGGCCGGCGACGGTGATGCCGTGGACCCCCGATCCCACCTGGCAGCGCAGGATCGTCGTCCGCTCGGCGATCGCGGCGAACTCGGGGCTGGAGTGCTTCATCGGCCGGACCTTCCCTCCATGTCGTGGTGCGGCGCCCCGCACCGGGCACTTCCCGCGGAGAGGGAAGTCTTCGAACCTACCGGCCGGGGCACGGCCCCGCGACGGGTTTTCCGCCGCCCGGACGGCGGGAGGCGCCGGGCGGGAGCGGTTCCGGAGGACCCGTCAGCGTCCCCGGGTGCGTGAGAGCGCCGACCGGTCGCCGTCGCGGAGCGGGCCGCACCCCGACCGCGACGCGGCAGGGCGGGCGCAGGCCCGACAGGGCGGCCCGCCGCGCCGGGGCCGCCGTGCTGCGGCACCGCCCGGACCTCTGGCTGGCGCAGGACGCGGGGACGCCCGCTCCGACGACCGCCCTCAGCCCCCGCCGCCGCGTGCCCGCTCGGTCGTGTCCAGCCGGATCCACACGTCCGGCGTCCCGCCCGCACCCGGGCGCCGCTCCTCCCGCCAGGCCGACCCGACGCACGCGGTGGCCACCCGCCGCCAGAACCGGGCGGCGCCGGGGTTCTCCTCCTGGAAGGCGATACCCCAGGGCCCGGGCCGCAGGCGCAGCAGCTCCAGGGCCGCCCGGTGGCCGACCCCCCGCCTGCGCAGCGCGCGGACCACGAAGAACGCGAAGATCGACGTCGCACCGTCGGCAAGGCCCCGTGTCAGCGTGAAGCCGGCGAGGGTCGGCCCGGAGCGGATCAGGTAGGCGCGGCGGTCCGGCTCGCCGAAGAACGACGGGAGCGCGTCGAAGGCGAACACCCCGTCGGCGTCCGGCGTGTAGCCGCGGAACTCCGACAGGTCGTGCCGTTCGAGCTGGGCCAGCCGCTCGATCACGGGCCGCTGGTCCTCACCCGCCTCGCAGACGGTGACCGCCGCGCGATCCGGTGCCGAATCCATGAGGCCATGGTGACAGGAGGCGCCGGCGCCCCCCGACGCGCGGGGAAGGAAATCACCGTTCGCTGACGGCGCCGCCGTCGTGGGCGACCCTTCCGCCGACGACGGTGGCTCCGACGGAGACGTCCTTGATCCTGTCGGGGGCGACGTTCAGCAGGTCGTCGGAGAGGACGGCGACGTCGGCGAGCATGCCGCGCCGCAGCACGCCCTTGCGGCCCTCCTCGTGCACGGCGTGGGCCGAGCCGACGGTGTAGGCGTGCAGCGCCTGCAGCGGGGTGAGCGCCTCCTCCGGGGCGAGCGGCGCACCCGAGGCGGTGCGCCGGTTGACCATGTCGTGGATCCCGAGGATCGGGCTGCCGTGGGCCACCGGGGCGTCGCTGCTGCCGGGCAGCACCATGCCCGCGTCGAGGACGCTGCGCATCCGGTAGCACCGTCGGCTCCGCTCCGGACCCAGGGCCGCGAGCATGCCGTCGCCCAGCTCCGAGACGAAGCGCCCCTGCGGCACCGGGACGACCCCGAGCTCGGCCGCGCGGCGCACCTGGGCGTCGGAGGCCACGGCGAAGTGCTCGATCCGGTGCCGGGCATCGGCGCGGGGGTGCCGCTCCTGCGCCTCGGTGAGGATGTCCAAGACGGCCCCGATCGCGGCGTCGCCGATCGCGTGCGCGGCGACCTGCCAGCCGCACCGGTGCGCCTCGACGACCATCTCGCGCAGTTCCTCGCGCTCGAACTGGAGGAACCCGCGGTTGTCGGGGTCGTCGTGGTAGCCGCAGCACATGTGGGCCGAGCGCCCGATGAGCGAGCCGTCGGAGAGGACCTTGGTCGGTCCGACGCGCAGCCATTCGTCACCGAAGCCGCTGCGCAGCCCCAGGTCGAGGCCGAACCAGCGTTCGCCGGGCTGGAACAGCCCGAGGTCGCGCAGCACCGTCAGATAGGGCATGACGGTCATGCGCACCCCCAGCGCCCCCCGCTCCCGCGCGAGGTGGAAGGCGTGCAGGTCGACCGGCCCGTGCCCGATGTGCTCCACGGCCCCGATGCCCGGCTCGGTGGCGCTGGTCAGCCCCTCGGCCAGCGCGGCCCACGAGGCCGCGGCGATGCTCGCGACGATCTCCTCCACCGGCTCGGGGCGCAGCACGCGGGTGACCAGCGCCTGGGCGGTCTCCTGGAGCAGGCCCTCGGCACGGCCGTCGGCGTCACGCGCCACGTGGCCGCCCTCGACACCGGGCACCCCGTCGCGGCCCGGGTACCCGGCGCGCTCGAAGGCGGCGGTGCCGGCCACTCCCATGTGCCCGGACACGTGCTCCAGCCAGACCGGCCGCCCGCCGGCCGCGGCGTCCAGCGCGGCGGCGGTGGGGTGCGCGCCGATCTTGTTCTGGTCGTAGCCGGCCCCCCGCACCCAGGCGTCCCCCGGCAGTCGGGCGGCGTGCCGGGCGACCGCCTCGTAGAGCGCCTCCAGGGTCGGGACCTGCGAGGCGCGCAGGTCCAGGGAGCGCAGCCGGTCGCCGCGCATGCTCAGGTGGTGGTGGGCGTCGTTGAAGCCGGGGACGGCCGGGGCGCCGCCCAGGTCCACGACCCGGTCGGCGGCCGCGCCTGCGACCTCCTCGTCGAAGCCGGCGATCCGCCCGGCGACCACCCCCATCGTCTGAGCGTGCGGGCGCCGCGGGTCCAGCGTGGTGAACCTGGCGTTGGTGAACAGTGCGTCGAGTCGCATGAGGATCCCCCGTTTCTGCGTGTCTGCGGTGCTGCTTCTGCCGCGGGCCCTCAGGCGCCGCTCGCCCGCCGGGCGGCCAGGCGCCGGGCCAGGACCAGTACGCAGGCCACGGTGAGCAGCAGGAGCGTCACGTAGTAGCCGGCGACCGCCCACGGCGAGCCGTCGCTGGAGGTCAGCAGGTACTGCGCGACCAGCGGCGTCGAGCCGCCGATGACCGACCCGCAGAACTGGTAGGCGACGGAGATGCCGGTGTAGCGGACGTTGGCCGGGAACACCTGGGCGAGGAAGCCGGCCAGCATGGCGTAGTAGGCGGAGCCGGTGACGATGCCCAGCGCCAGACCCGCGGTGATCAGCGCGGGCTGGGCCGTCATGATCAGCAGGAACATCGGGACCACGGCGACGATGTTGCCGATCAGCGCTCCGGCCATCAGCCGCACCGTGCCGACGCGCTGGGCGATCAGCGCGGCGGCCGGCTGCCAGAGGAACTGCAGGACGGAGACGGCCAGCAGCACGTAGATCATCGTCTGTCGGGGCACCTGCAGTTCGGTGGTGGTCCAGGACAGCACGAAGGTGTTGGTGAAGTAGGCGGCGGAGATGCCGATGGCGCTGGCGCCGATCGCCAGCAGAACCAGACCCCAGGAGGAGCGCAGCACCTCGACCAGGGGCGCCTTGACCACTCCGGCCTGCCGCCTGGTCTCGGCGAAGTCCGTCGACTCCTCGACCTTGACCCGGATGACCAGCCCGACCACGACCAGCACGGCCGACAGCAGGAAGGGCACGCGCCAACCCCAGGAGAAGAATGCCTCGTCGGGCAGGTAGCCCACGACCATGAAGACCAGGGTGGCCAGGGTGGCGCCGGCCGGCGATCCCTGCTGCACCCACATCCCCGAGATCCCCCGGCGTTTCTTCGGTGCGCTCTCGGTGGCCATGAGGACCGCTCCGCCCCATTCGCCGCCCACGGCGACGCCCTGGACGAAGCGCAGCGCCACCAGCAGCAGCGGCGCGGCCAGCCCGATGGCGGCATAGGTCGGCAGCAGGCCGATGCCGGTGGTGGCGACCCCCATCATCAGCAGCGTGACGACCAGGGTCTGCTTGCGGCCCAGGCGGTCGCCGATGTGGCCGAAGACGATTCCGCCGAGAGGGCGCGCCAGGAAGCCGACCCAGAAGGCCGCGAACGACGCCATGGTGCCCGCGGCCGGGCTGACCTCGGGGAAGAAGAGGCGTGCGAAGACCAGCGCGGAGGCGGTCCCGTAGATGTAGAAGTCGTACCACTCGATGGCGGTGCCGACGAACGAGGCGATCGTCGCCCGCCGCGTTCGCGAGCCGACCGGGACGTCGGTCGTGGTCATGGGGACCCCGGATTCCGCTCAGGACCTGCCCCGGAAGGGGACGGCCGTTGTCCGAAAGATGAACAGTGGACAGTCTGGGCACCCAGCGGCTATACAGTCCAATACTCAAAAAGTCGGCCGTTCATGCCTGGGAGGCATTGTGGAACTGCGGGTGGTCAACTACTTCCTCACCGTGGTCGACCACGGGTCGGTGACGAGCGCGGCCAAACAGGTCCGCGTCGCCCAGCCCTCGGTTTCGCGGCAGCTGCGCACCCTGGAGCGGGAGCTGGGCGTCGAGCTGTTCCAGCGGGGGAGCGGGCCGCTGCGGCTGAGCGCCGCCGGCGAGCGCTTCCTCCCCATCGCGCGCGACCTGGTCGGGCGGGCATCCCGGGCGCGGGAGCTCATGCGCTCGGTGGCCGAGCAGCGGCGGGTGCGGCTGCGGGTGATCTGCCCGCCGGCCACCGCCACTCACCTGGTGGCGCCCTTCGCCGCGCAGCGGGCGGCCCCCTTCGCCGATGTGCTGCCGCACCAGCCCGAAGCGGTCTTCGACCTCGTCGCCGAGGCAAAAGGCGACCTCGGCATCAGCACCGTGCCCCCGCCGCCCTCCCTCGCCTCGATCTACGTGGGAGCCGCGCCGTTGTGGGCGCAGATGCCGCCCGGCCACCCACTGGCCGGGCGCGGTGAGGTGGACCTCGCCGAGCTCGCCGACGCGGCGCTCGTCCTCATGGGGCGGGGCAGCGCCGTGCGCCGCATCTTCGACGCGGCCGTGGTCGGCGGGGAGCACACGATCGACCCGGTCGCCGAGCCGAACTCGCCGATCATGGCCCAGGCGCTGGCGGCGGCGGGGGAGGGCGTCTGCGTGGTCTCCGACCTCCCCTCCTTCGGCCTGTGCTCCGCGCGGATCCGCGGCCCCGAGGGCCTACTGACGTTCTCGCTGTACGCCGGCTGGGACCGCACCCATTACGCGCACGCCGAGATCCGCCAGGTGCTGGGCGAGCTCGCCGACTGGATGGCCGAGGTCCACGAGCCCCGCGCGCGGTGACGCCCTGGAGCGGGCGGAACGCGGCCGCGGGCGCCCCGGGTCGGCCGATCCCGGCGGTGCGGGCGCTCGGGGCCGCCCACGTGCTGCGCGGCTCGCTCGAAGCGCTCAACCCCGATGCGGTGCGGCTGGCCGATCGGCTCCGGGCCGAGCTGGGCGAGCACGCCTACCGGGCCGCCTACCGGCAGGGCCGCGACCTCGACCGGGCCGGCGCGCTCACCCTCGTCGCCGCCCAGCTCGGCACCGAGGCGGCGTAGCCGGGGCCGAGGTCCCGAGGGGTGTTCTGAGGTTTGCGGTGGTTCTCTCGCTGATCTCGACCTTGGGTTTTATCCTCGGCCTCGGGATGGAGTAGGCGCGCGGGTAGGTCCCCTCCACCTCGATCCCAGGGGGGCGTGTAGGCCATCCCTCCTTGGGTCGAGGCTTCACGACCCCCAGTGGCCGAGGTTGAAACTCACGTTGACCTTGTGGGCGTTATTTCAACGTCTTCAGGCCCCACAAGGTCAAGATCGGCGCCAAAGGAGGCGCGGCGCGGCCCCGGCGCGCCGGGTGCTCGGCGCGCGTCCGCCGGGGTAGGGACGTGGGCGTACCGGTCGCGCACCGCGCCGGAAGGAGGCGCCATGGGAGCGGGAGACGACGAGGAATCGGAGCCGCCGTTCGGGCCGTCGCCCGCGATGCTGCGGCGGTGGCGCCGCCTGCTGGCCGACGAGCAGGAGGCCGCCCGGGCCTACCGGGA
This sequence is a window from Spinactinospora alkalitolerans. Protein-coding genes within it:
- a CDS encoding helix-turn-helix domain-containing protein, which codes for MGDKVSPIWARYGAELRRLRLASGRTQTDLGRSVLLSKAMISGMERGTRAPRRDHSESLDTALSTGGFLTRLWEELTNQRDVPAWFRDALLLERRATELREYQPVLIPGLLQSSDYARTLIRARRVRASADQVDQVTKARTERFPALLPNRPLLWFIVDQAVLTRVIGSEKIMSDQLGHVAELVEGEMVRFQVIPPTRRHPGLCPPFRLIALNDSQTVAYAEHALGGETIDAAERVNEASTLFGTLLGEALPPDASLDLIRTIQKEMTR
- a CDS encoding class I SAM-dependent methyltransferase, translated to MAPTFEDLIAEAESVSVEGWDFSWLDGRATEERPSWGYARSMGERMARADAALDVQTGGGEVLAAVPKLPPLTVATEAWPPNLARATALLRPRGVAVVADEDEPPLPFADDAFALVVSRHPVTTWWEEIARVLQPGGTYFSQQVGPASVFELVEYFLGPQPPEVRRRRHPDDAGALTEAAGLEVVDLRSESLRTEFFDVGAVVYFLRKVIWMVPGFTVDRYRAELRALHERIRTDGPFVAHTTRFLIEARKPA
- a CDS encoding DUF397 domain-containing protein codes for the protein MNWHTSSYTSGDGGNCVEVAETPEVVYVRDTKNRGHGSLTFPASEWTAFLADADRL
- a CDS encoding CocE/NonD family hydrolase, whose translation is MREVTALPNAIKEEEHVWIPVSDGTRLAARIWRPTSSDDEPVPGVLEYIPYRKRDLTSVRDSIHHPYIAGHGYACVRVDLRGTGDSEGVLVDEYLEQEQHDAEDVLAWMADQPWCNGRNGMMGISWGGFSALQAAARQPASLQAIVIASFTDDRYADDFHYMGGCMLSDNLAEAGTMFAHATCPPDPALVGDRWRDMWLERMEHSRPWVLEWLHHQRRDDYWRHASVCEDYRAVRCPVLASSGWADGYSNAVTRLLEYLDVPRKGLIGPWSHKLPHLGEPGPAIGYLQEVVRWWDHWLKDADNGATDGPMLQAWMQESVPPSTAYAERPGRWVGEPSWPSPHVEQVTHPLSRHRIGAPGDAMEEAELTVRSPLSVGQFAGKWASYNAPPDLPYDQREEDGGSLVFDTDVLTERTEILGSPTVYLEIAASEPVAMVAARLSDVAPDGSATRVTYGLLNFTRRDSFDEPEPLVPGKRYRAAVQLNGVAQVFPPGHRIRLSLSTSYWPLAWPPPRPVLLSVYAGTSSLTLPVRPTGESDETGSRPFGEPEGTPPASTMQVSPGEHHWRVFRDLVDYSSSLEIVKDNGTVRYDGIDLDVSRRAYERYDSVAGDFESVRGESTWTMGFARGDWSTRTVTRTVLRSTETEFVLHATLDGYEGAERVFSREWSESVPRDNV
- a CDS encoding ABC transporter ATP-binding protein, which gives rise to MPDDSDELLVRTTDLSKRYGGAAAVDRLDLTVRRGEIFGFLGPNGAGKTTTLRMLLGLIRPSSGTARVLGRPPGHPAALRAIGALIEGPAFYPYLSGRDNLRLVARYAGIRAGRTDAALETVGLAGRGGDAFATYSLGMKQRLGVAAALLKDPELVILDEPTNGLDPGGMRDMRGLIRDLADWGHTVLLSSHLMAEVEQLCDRVAVISGGRLVAEGDVTELRGESVLRVRADPLDRARELLERLVGPDRVALDGGGLRLRTDPAGAGPLNKELVGAGITVTELCREKRTLEDAFFEVTGTGGGNR
- a CDS encoding ABC transporter permease; the protein is MMSAFAAAVAAEMVKLGRRPANLVLLGAFLLLLTVFRYAIPYSASLEDGGPGRAALAPALPDQLVVNALSAMPVFAGALMLVFGALTVGSEYGWDTMKTVLTQRPSRTAFALAKVAAIALSALLAVVAALAWCALLGAGVALLDGAAMDWPPAADAARGLLAGWLILTVWGLAGGALAFLTRGVALPIGLGVVWILGVENLLSGIADNLLTALQPVRDALPGANAGSLVSALAEGVAAGGPVPGVVDVVGGERAAVTLCCYALGFSLAAVALLRRRDLAG